Proteins from a single region of Coregonus clupeaformis isolate EN_2021a chromosome 35, ASM2061545v1, whole genome shotgun sequence:
- the prrg2 gene encoding transmembrane gamma-carboxyglutamic acid protein 2 isoform X2 produces MTGLAEICIGMLSLLPLAWARVVYNHNEVFLGQQSASSYLSRSLLWNKWDLELVTPGNLERECVEEICTYEEAREVFEDTTQTNVFWSTYTTSHNTAPSVDVSGLVAGILAILVSAVIATVLGCYCYKNKAGRTAGSAPVRMDVDGQPPPETVPLTGIIAPGLPSYGEALTRSGQHDAPPPPYSG; encoded by the exons ATGACAGGCTTGGCAGAGATATGTATTGGCATGCTGTCGCTGCTCCCCCTGGCTTGGGCCAGAGTTGTCTACAACCACAATGAAG TGTTCCTGGGACAACAGTCTGCGTCCTCATACCTGTCTCGCTCTCTGCTCTGGAACAAGTGGGACCTGGAGCTGGTGACGCCAGGTAACCTAGAGAGGGAGTGCGTGGAGGAGATTTGCACCTACGAGGAGGCCAGGGAGGTGTTTGAGGACACAACCCAAACG AATGTTTTTTGGAGCACATATACCACCAGTCACA ACACAGCGCCCAGTGTGGATGTGTCGGGTCTAGTGGCAGGGATCTTGGCTATTCTAGTGTCTGCTGTCATAGCCACGGTGCTGGGCTGCTATTGTTACAAGAACAAGGCTGGTAGGACGGCAGGCAG TGCTCCAGTGAGGATGGATGTGGATGGCCAGCCTCCTCCAGAGACAGTGCCTCTCACTGGGATCATCGCCCCAGGACTGCCCTCCTACGGTGAAGCCCTGACCCGCAGTGGGCAGCATGACGCGCCCCCGCCACCTTACTCTGGGTAG
- the prrg2 gene encoding transmembrane gamma-carboxyglutamic acid protein 2 isoform X1, which translates to MTGLAEICIGMLSLLPLAWARVVYNHNEVFLGQQSASSYLSRSLLWNKWDLELVTPGNLERECVEEICTYEEAREVFEDTTQTNVFWSTYTTSHNTAPSVDVSGLVAGILAILVSAVIATVLGCYCYKNKAGRTAGSAPVRMDVDGQPPPETVPLTGIIAPGLPSYGEALTRSGQHDAPPPPYSGGAQSEPPDPANNAEITANTEDTE; encoded by the exons ATGACAGGCTTGGCAGAGATATGTATTGGCATGCTGTCGCTGCTCCCCCTGGCTTGGGCCAGAGTTGTCTACAACCACAATGAAG TGTTCCTGGGACAACAGTCTGCGTCCTCATACCTGTCTCGCTCTCTGCTCTGGAACAAGTGGGACCTGGAGCTGGTGACGCCAGGTAACCTAGAGAGGGAGTGCGTGGAGGAGATTTGCACCTACGAGGAGGCCAGGGAGGTGTTTGAGGACACAACCCAAACG AATGTTTTTTGGAGCACATATACCACCAGTCACA ACACAGCGCCCAGTGTGGATGTGTCGGGTCTAGTGGCAGGGATCTTGGCTATTCTAGTGTCTGCTGTCATAGCCACGGTGCTGGGCTGCTATTGTTACAAGAACAAGGCTGGTAGGACGGCAGGCAG TGCTCCAGTGAGGATGGATGTGGATGGCCAGCCTCCTCCAGAGACAGTGCCTCTCACTGGGATCATCGCCCCAGGACTGCCCTCCTACGGTGAAGCCCTGACCCGCAGTGGGCAGCATGACGCGCCCCCGCCACCTTACTCTGG GGGAGCGCAATCAGAACCTCCTGACCCAGCTAACAATGCTGAGATTACTGCgaatactgaggacactgagtgA